From a region of the Microbacterium sp. nov. GSS16 genome:
- a CDS encoding ROK family transcriptional regulator — protein MSERATTVEGVRRTNLGEVLRLVHHSGPRSRAVITAETGLNRSTVSDLVSRLAEAGLVDEHDPDPTRRVGRPSPIVAPSRGVVAIGINPEIDAVEIGAVSLGGLVRRRARIAVTRPDVDEVIDVVARVVDGWSGDLQGCRVIGAGVAVPGLVRMADGIVRLAPHLGWRDAEIGGPLSAALGLPVAVGNDASYGARAERLFGAAREHADVVYLNGGASGIGGGLILHGQLIGGAGGYAGEWGQTAACIADARDRRVDDGVLEDEVNRARLLASAGLEGADDDELALALADSSAVQASEEAARQRRILAATLRNAVNVLNPSMIVLGGFLAVLRDLDRGSFDEAVRAQALAASAEGLQLASAALGADRLLIGAADAAFDRLLADPLAPAPLLTA, from the coding sequence ATGAGCGAACGCGCCACGACGGTCGAAGGCGTACGGCGCACCAACCTCGGCGAGGTGCTGCGACTGGTGCACCACAGCGGACCGCGCTCGCGCGCGGTGATCACCGCCGAGACGGGGCTGAACCGATCGACGGTCAGCGACCTCGTCTCCCGTCTCGCCGAGGCGGGTCTCGTCGACGAGCACGACCCCGATCCCACCCGACGGGTCGGTCGCCCCTCGCCGATCGTCGCGCCGAGCCGTGGGGTGGTCGCCATCGGTATCAACCCCGAGATCGATGCGGTCGAGATCGGCGCGGTATCGCTGGGCGGCCTGGTGCGCCGCCGCGCGCGCATCGCGGTCACCCGGCCCGACGTCGATGAGGTGATCGACGTGGTCGCGCGGGTAGTCGACGGGTGGAGCGGCGATCTGCAGGGGTGCCGGGTGATCGGCGCCGGCGTGGCGGTGCCGGGCCTGGTGCGCATGGCCGACGGCATCGTGCGGTTGGCCCCTCACCTCGGCTGGCGGGATGCCGAGATCGGCGGTCCTCTCTCCGCGGCGCTGGGGCTGCCGGTCGCGGTCGGAAACGACGCATCGTACGGGGCGCGCGCCGAGCGGCTGTTCGGGGCGGCGCGGGAGCACGCCGACGTCGTGTACCTCAACGGCGGCGCCAGCGGCATCGGCGGCGGACTGATCCTGCACGGTCAGCTCATCGGCGGGGCGGGCGGGTACGCCGGGGAGTGGGGGCAGACGGCGGCGTGCATCGCGGATGCCAGGGATCGACGTGTCGACGACGGGGTGCTGGAAGACGAGGTCAACCGCGCCCGGCTGCTGGCGTCGGCGGGTCTGGAAGGGGCGGACGACGACGAGCTCGCCCTCGCCCTGGCCGACAGCTCCGCTGTGCAGGCGAGTGAGGAGGCCGCGCGGCAGCGCCGGATCCTCGCCGCAACTCTGCGCAACGCCGTCAACGTGCTCAACCCGTCGATGATCGTGCTCGGCGGTTTCCTCGCGGTGCTCCGCGACCTGGATCGCGGGTCATTCGATGAGGCCGTGCGCGCTCAGGCGCTCGCCGCGTCCGCAGAGGGTCTGCAGCTGGCATCCGCCGCTCTCGGCGCCGATCGCCTGCTGATCGGCGCCGCGGATGCCGCCTTCGATCGACTACTCGCCGACCCTCTCGCACCCGCCCCGCTGCTGACCGCCTGA
- a CDS encoding thiolase family protein: MSSEAVIVDVVRTPVGRGKPGGALSGVHPVDLAAGLLQAILERNGLESGQVDDVLLGCVSQVGDQAMNIARQVVLAAGFDEAVPATTIDRQCGSSQQAVHFAAAGIAAGESDIVIVGGVESMSRVPLGASAAGGTPLSPRLRARYPDGLVNQGVSAELIARRWGLDRGRLDAFAAESHARAAQAWRDGFFDRTTIGVAEAPDATSDETVREGTTAEKLAGLPVSFRTDALAERFPDLKWSITPGNSSPLTDGASAALMMSADRAEQLGLTPRARFRAFDVIGDDPMLMLTGPIPATRRVLERAGLTIDDLDAYEVNEAFASVPLAWASELGADPAKLNPRGGAIALGHALGSSGTRLLGTLLDHLEATGGRLGLQAMCEGGGMANALILERL, encoded by the coding sequence ATGAGCAGCGAAGCCGTGATCGTCGACGTCGTCCGCACACCGGTGGGTCGGGGCAAGCCCGGCGGGGCGCTGTCAGGCGTGCACCCGGTCGATCTTGCCGCCGGGCTGCTGCAGGCGATCCTCGAACGAAACGGTCTCGAGTCCGGGCAGGTCGACGACGTGCTCCTCGGGTGCGTCAGCCAGGTCGGCGATCAGGCCATGAACATCGCCCGTCAGGTGGTGCTCGCGGCCGGGTTCGACGAGGCGGTTCCCGCCACGACGATCGACCGGCAGTGCGGATCGAGCCAGCAGGCCGTGCACTTCGCCGCCGCCGGCATCGCGGCCGGCGAAAGCGACATCGTCATCGTCGGTGGAGTGGAGTCGATGAGCCGCGTGCCGCTCGGTGCCTCCGCCGCGGGCGGCACGCCTCTGTCGCCGCGACTACGTGCCCGTTACCCGGACGGGCTGGTGAACCAGGGGGTCAGCGCCGAGCTGATCGCCCGCCGCTGGGGACTGGACCGAGGGCGTCTCGACGCCTTCGCCGCCGAGTCGCACGCCCGCGCGGCGCAGGCGTGGCGTGACGGGTTCTTCGACCGGACCACGATCGGGGTTGCGGAGGCGCCGGACGCCACGAGCGACGAGACCGTGCGCGAGGGGACCACGGCCGAGAAGCTGGCGGGGCTACCGGTGTCCTTCCGCACGGATGCGCTCGCCGAACGATTCCCCGATCTGAAGTGGTCGATCACGCCGGGAAACTCCTCGCCGCTCACCGACGGGGCATCCGCCGCGCTGATGATGAGCGCCGACCGCGCCGAGCAGCTCGGTCTCACCCCGCGTGCCCGCTTCCGCGCGTTCGATGTGATCGGCGACGACCCGATGCTGATGCTCACCGGTCCGATCCCCGCCACGCGTCGCGTGCTCGAGCGCGCGGGTCTGACGATCGACGATCTCGACGCCTACGAGGTCAACGAGGCCTTCGCCTCGGTGCCGCTCGCCTGGGCCAGTGAGCTCGGTGCCGACCCGGCGAAGCTCAACCCGCGCGGCGGTGCCATCGCGCTCGGCCATGCCCTCGGCTCATCGGGAACGCGGCTTCTGGGCACCCTGCTCGATCATCTGGAGGCGACCGGTGGTCGGCTCGGCCTGCAGGCGATGTGCGAGGGCGGCGGCATGGCCAACGCCCTCATCCTCGAGCGCCTCTGA
- a CDS encoding ScyD/ScyE family protein — MSTLSVLALITPALASAADRTPVVKEWSTQLAAPFSLAVEGHRLLVADGGTGIVGQLQPEGSIAPIVEGVPGLAGLATRGSWMAYGSSVEDFASEPPVITESGLNIRDPRGGTRYVDLRAYEDANNPDSGNAYGVTDPTSCAAGTAYTGLYDSHVYGVTAWHRDWLVADAASNAVYQVTDKGEVSTLAVLPPVAVTLTAETAGMLGLGECAIGDVYFAEPVPTGVAVGPGGAIYITTLPGFPGESASLGALWRIDSRTGALSQVASGFSGPTSLSIAANRVYVAELFGDGISIVKDGQVSPFAALPGAVGVAASSNGTVWASTLDFAGGPGKLVSIAKGEVKVQAHLRR, encoded by the coding sequence GTGAGCACCCTGTCGGTTCTCGCTCTCATCACGCCGGCGCTCGCGTCGGCGGCAGACCGGACGCCGGTCGTGAAGGAATGGTCGACGCAGCTGGCGGCACCGTTCAGTCTCGCCGTCGAAGGTCACCGGCTGCTCGTCGCAGACGGCGGCACCGGCATCGTCGGGCAGCTTCAGCCGGAGGGCAGCATCGCACCCATCGTCGAGGGCGTTCCCGGTCTCGCCGGCCTCGCGACGCGCGGCTCGTGGATGGCCTACGGGTCCTCCGTCGAGGACTTCGCTTCCGAGCCGCCCGTCATCACCGAGAGCGGCCTGAACATCCGCGACCCGCGCGGCGGGACCAGGTACGTCGATCTGCGGGCCTACGAGGACGCGAACAACCCTGACTCGGGCAATGCGTATGGCGTCACGGATCCGACGAGCTGCGCTGCGGGCACGGCCTATACGGGGCTGTACGACTCTCATGTCTACGGCGTCACCGCCTGGCATAGGGACTGGCTGGTCGCCGACGCAGCATCCAACGCGGTGTACCAGGTGACGGACAAGGGCGAGGTGAGCACCCTCGCTGTGCTGCCGCCGGTTGCGGTCACCCTCACCGCCGAGACGGCCGGGATGCTGGGCTTGGGCGAATGCGCGATCGGAGACGTCTACTTCGCAGAGCCGGTTCCCACCGGCGTCGCAGTCGGCCCCGGCGGGGCGATCTACATCACCACGCTGCCCGGCTTTCCGGGGGAGTCGGCGTCTCTCGGCGCGCTCTGGCGGATCGACAGCCGCACCGGTGCGCTCAGCCAGGTCGCATCCGGCTTCTCCGGGCCGACCAGCCTCTCCATCGCCGCGAACCGGGTCTACGTCGCCGAGCTGTTCGGCGATGGGATCTCGATCGTCAAGGACGGCCAGGTGTCGCCGTTCGCCGCTCTGCCGGGGGCGGTGGGCGTGGCCGCATCCTCGAACGGCACGGTCTGGGCTTCGACGCTCGATTTCGCCGGGGGACCGGGCAAACTGGTGAGCATCGCCAAGGGCGAGGTGAAGGTGCAGGCGCACCTTCGTCGCTGA